In one window of Psychrobacter sp. P2G3 DNA:
- the carB gene encoding carbamoyl-phosphate synthase large subunit: MPKRTDIKSILIIGAGPIVIGQACEFDYSGAQACKALKEEGYRVILVNSNPATIMTDPTMADATYIEPITWQTVEQIIAKERPDAILPTMGGQTALNCALELDKHGVLTKYNCELIGATKDSIEMAEDRNLFDKAMKRIGLECPRAETAETMEEAFATQEKMGYPCIIRPSFTMGGSGGGIAYNRDEFIEICERGFDLSPNHQLLIDESLIGWKEYEMEVVRDKNDNCIIICTIENFDPMGVHTGDSITVAPAQTLTDKEYQIMRNASLAVLREIGVETGGSNVQFGINPDTGRMVVIEMNPRVSRSSALASKATGFPIAKIAAKLAIGYTLDELQNDITGGKTPASFEPALDYVVTKIPRFNFEKFPQADNILSTQMKSVGEVMAIGRNFQESMQKALRGMETGNDGFDEQIDLSKVSVEKARSEITNRLTIPTPERIYYVADAFRVGMSVDEVFNFTKIDPWFLVQIEDIVKTEAQVKTLGFGGLTEQNLRSFKRKGLSDLRLAKLLGVSQKQLRTKRWDLNVYPVYKRVDTCAAEFATSTAYMYSTYDSECEANPTDNKKIMVIGGGPNRIGQGIEFDYCCVHAALAMREDGYETIMVNCNPETVSTDYDTSDRLYFEPITLEDVLEIVRIENPDGVIVQFGGQTPLKLARALESAGVKIIGTSPDAIDRAEDRERFQHMIHQLDLIQPSNALATSLEDGLVKAKDVGYPLVVRPSYVLGGRAMEIVYNEDELRHYLRTAVQASNEAPVLLDRFLDDAIEVDVDCVCDGTDVVIGGIMQHIEQAGVHSGDSACSLPPYSLSKELCDVMRAQTVAMAKELGVIGLMNVQFAVKGETVYILEVNPRAARTVPFVSKCIGTSLAQIAARCMAGTSLKDQGFTKEIVPAFYAVKEAVFPFAKFPGVDPILSPEMKSTGEVMGVGKTFGEAFYKAVIGSNERLPGLPTEGETKTVFISVRDSDKEQVTPIARQLVDFGFNIVATTGTQKVLSDNGIECKKINKVTEGRPHIVDALKNGKIDLIINTTEGKQAQEDSFSIRRSALQGKVFYVTTLGAADAVCKSYAIDLPFDVYKLQDLHEQAKSIDLVE; the protein is encoded by the coding sequence ATGCCAAAACGTACCGACATAAAAAGCATTCTTATCATTGGCGCAGGCCCTATCGTCATCGGCCAAGCATGTGAGTTTGACTATTCAGGCGCGCAGGCGTGTAAAGCGCTAAAAGAAGAAGGCTACCGCGTCATCTTGGTCAACTCAAACCCTGCGACCATCATGACCGACCCTACCATGGCGGATGCGACGTATATCGAGCCAATTACTTGGCAGACGGTTGAGCAAATCATTGCCAAAGAACGTCCTGATGCCATCTTGCCAACTATGGGCGGACAGACTGCTCTAAACTGTGCCTTAGAATTAGACAAACACGGCGTATTGACCAAATACAATTGCGAGCTAATTGGCGCGACCAAAGACTCGATTGAGATGGCAGAAGACCGCAACTTATTCGATAAAGCCATGAAGCGTATCGGCCTTGAATGTCCTCGCGCTGAAACTGCTGAGACCATGGAAGAAGCTTTTGCGACCCAAGAGAAAATGGGCTATCCCTGTATCATTCGTCCATCATTTACGATGGGCGGCTCAGGCGGCGGTATCGCTTATAATCGCGATGAGTTTATCGAGATTTGTGAGCGCGGTTTTGACTTATCGCCGAACCATCAATTACTTATCGATGAATCGCTAATCGGTTGGAAAGAATATGAGATGGAAGTGGTTCGTGACAAAAACGACAACTGCATCATTATCTGTACCATTGAAAACTTTGACCCAATGGGCGTACACACTGGCGATTCGATCACGGTTGCACCAGCACAAACCTTGACCGACAAAGAATACCAAATCATGCGTAATGCTTCATTAGCCGTACTGCGTGAGATTGGTGTGGAAACAGGCGGCTCAAACGTCCAGTTCGGTATCAACCCTGACACGGGTCGTATGGTCGTCATCGAGATGAACCCGCGCGTATCACGCTCATCAGCATTAGCATCAAAAGCCACTGGCTTCCCGATTGCGAAAATCGCGGCAAAACTTGCTATTGGTTATACGTTAGATGAGTTGCAAAACGACATCACTGGTGGCAAAACGCCAGCAAGCTTTGAGCCTGCGCTTGATTATGTCGTTACTAAGATACCGAGATTTAACTTTGAAAAATTCCCGCAAGCGGACAATATCCTATCGACGCAGATGAAATCAGTCGGCGAAGTCATGGCGATTGGCCGTAACTTCCAAGAATCAATGCAAAAAGCCTTGCGCGGCATGGAAACAGGCAATGATGGTTTTGATGAGCAAATTGATTTATCAAAAGTCAGCGTTGAGAAAGCCCGTAGCGAGATTACCAATCGCTTGACCATCCCTACTCCTGAGCGTATCTATTATGTCGCAGATGCTTTCCGCGTTGGGATGAGCGTCGACGAAGTGTTTAACTTTACCAAAATCGACCCATGGTTCTTGGTGCAAATCGAAGACATCGTTAAAACCGAAGCACAAGTTAAAACCTTAGGCTTCGGTGGCCTAACCGAACAGAATTTGCGTAGCTTTAAACGTAAAGGTTTATCAGATTTACGTTTGGCGAAACTGCTTGGCGTCTCACAAAAGCAGCTACGTACGAAACGCTGGGATTTAAACGTTTACCCCGTTTATAAGCGCGTCGATACTTGTGCGGCAGAGTTTGCCACTAGCACCGCTTATATGTACTCAACGTATGACAGCGAATGTGAAGCCAATCCAACTGATAACAAGAAAATCATGGTGATCGGTGGCGGTCCTAACCGTATTGGCCAAGGTATCGAGTTTGACTATTGCTGTGTACACGCTGCCCTTGCGATGCGCGAAGATGGTTACGAAACCATCATGGTTAACTGTAACCCTGAAACAGTTTCAACCGATTATGACACCTCAGACCGTCTATATTTTGAACCAATTACCTTAGAAGACGTGCTTGAAATCGTGCGTATCGAAAATCCTGATGGCGTTATCGTACAATTCGGCGGTCAAACCCCATTGAAACTTGCCCGCGCTTTAGAATCTGCTGGCGTAAAAATCATTGGTACTAGCCCTGACGCCATTGATCGTGCTGAAGATCGTGAACGCTTCCAACATATGATTCATCAATTAGACCTAATTCAACCTTCAAACGCTCTAGCAACTAGTTTGGAAGACGGCTTGGTTAAAGCAAAAGACGTTGGTTATCCATTGGTAGTGCGCCCATCATACGTCTTAGGTGGCCGTGCGATGGAAATCGTCTATAACGAAGACGAGCTCAGACATTACTTGCGCACAGCGGTACAAGCTTCAAACGAAGCGCCAGTATTGTTAGACCGCTTTTTGGATGATGCCATCGAAGTCGATGTTGACTGTGTCTGCGATGGTACTGACGTGGTGATTGGCGGTATCATGCAGCATATTGAACAGGCAGGCGTCCACTCTGGTGACTCAGCGTGTTCATTACCACCTTACTCACTATCTAAAGAATTATGTGATGTGATGCGCGCTCAAACCGTTGCCATGGCAAAAGAGCTTGGCGTTATCGGTCTGATGAACGTACAGTTCGCGGTAAAAGGTGAAACGGTTTATATTCTTGAGGTCAACCCTCGTGCCGCTCGTACCGTGCCTTTTGTCTCCAAATGTATCGGTACGTCATTAGCGCAAATTGCGGCGCGCTGTATGGCTGGAACCTCGCTAAAAGATCAAGGCTTTACTAAAGAGATTGTTCCTGCATTTTATGCCGTAAAAGAAGCAGTATTCCCATTTGCTAAATTCCCTGGCGTCGATCCAATCTTGAGCCCTGAGATGAAATCAACGGGTGAGGTCATGGGCGTTGGCAAAACCTTTGGCGAAGCCTTCTATAAAGCGGTTATCGGTAGCAATGAGCGCTTGCCTGGCTTACCAACTGAAGGCGAAACCAAAACGGTCTTTATCTCAGTACGTGATAGCGATAAAGAACAAGTTACTCCCATCGCTCGTCAATTGGTAGACTTTGGCTTTAACATTGTCGCTACCACTGGTACGCAAAAAGTGCTGAGCGATAACGGTATTGAATGTAAGAAAATCAACAAAGTCACTGAAGGTCGCCCGCATATCGTTGATGCCTTGAAAAACGGCAAGATTGACCTTATTATCAATACGACCGAAGGCAAACAGGCGCAAGAGGACTCATTTTCTATTCGCCGTAGTGCGCTACAAGGTAAAGTATTCTACGTTACTACCTTAGGTGCAGCAGATGCAGTCTGTAAATCTTATGCTATCGACTTACCGTTTGATGTGTATAAGCTACAAGATTTGCATGAGCAAGCAAAGTCTATTGACTTGGTTGAATAA
- a CDS encoding pyrimidine/purine nucleoside phosphorylase codes for MLSVNNYFDDKVTSIAFQTATKPATVGVMSIGEYEFGTSEFETMTVVSGALTVKLPESDEWQTFNAGEQFTIEANKKFNVKVDVETAYLCTYGK; via the coding sequence ATGTTAAGCGTAAATAATTATTTTGATGATAAAGTAACTTCTATTGCTTTTCAGACAGCGACTAAGCCAGCTACTGTCGGTGTCATGAGCATTGGTGAATATGAGTTTGGCACTAGCGAATTTGAAACCATGACAGTCGTTAGTGGAGCGTTAACGGTAAAATTGCCAGAGAGCGATGAATGGCAAACCTTTAATGCTGGCGAGCAATTTACTATTGAAGCCAATAAGAAGTTTAATGTCAAAGTTGACGTAGAAACGGCTTATTTATGCACTTATGGTAAATAG
- a CDS encoding HAD family hydrolase, producing MSTKNIDTASVARTLALFDLDHTLLDVDSDYLWGEYIVKHDLVDEAEYRTANQKFYQDYIEGTLDATEYNEFVAQFLSSLPMDRLHELREDYIKSEIEPHIRPKAMEVLCQHIEQGHDVVIISATNDFVVSAIAKRFGITEANVLATPLEIKDERYTGKLTDKPNFQAGKIYHLDKWLDKQQIAGVKFEKTYAYSDSKNDIPLLNWADVAICVSPDDALHAHALAHRWAVEDWSI from the coding sequence ATGAGCACCAAAAACATCGACACTGCTTCCGTAGCACGCACCCTAGCGTTATTTGACTTAGACCACACTTTACTCGATGTCGACAGCGATTACCTATGGGGCGAATATATCGTCAAGCACGACCTCGTCGATGAAGCCGAATATCGGACTGCCAACCAAAAGTTTTATCAGGACTATATCGAAGGCACCCTTGATGCAACGGAGTATAATGAATTTGTTGCGCAGTTTTTGAGCAGCTTGCCGATGGATAGACTCCATGAGTTACGAGAAGATTATATTAAAAGTGAAATCGAGCCTCATATCCGCCCCAAAGCGATGGAAGTACTGTGTCAGCATATTGAACAGGGTCATGATGTCGTGATTATTTCTGCGACCAATGACTTTGTGGTGTCTGCTATTGCTAAGCGGTTTGGCATCACAGAGGCCAATGTGCTTGCTACACCGCTTGAAATCAAAGATGAGCGCTATACTGGCAAATTGACTGATAAGCCAAACTTTCAAGCGGGTAAGATTTATCATCTTGATAAATGGCTTGATAAGCAGCAAATAGCAGGGGTTAAGTTTGAGAAAACTTACGCATATTCAGACTCCAAAAATGACATACCACTATTAAATTGGGCGGATGTGGCTATCTGTGTGTCGCCTGATGATGCACTGCATGCGCATGCGCTCGCCCATCGCTGGGCAGTCGAGGATTGGTCGATTTAG
- the prfB gene encoding peptide chain release factor 2 (programmed frameshift) codes for MEINPYQEQIKDLSERGQDLRRYLDFDGKQERLEEVNLELENPELWNDPERATKINKEKSQLDGVIDVVVSLETTLEDASAMLELAVEAEDESLLADVQAELDDAEKRVADLEFRRMFSGEMDPNNCYLDIQSGSGGTEAQDWAEMLLRMYTRWAEAHGFKVEVIEVSSGSVAGIKSATIEIKGDYAFGWLRTEIGVHRLVRKSPFDSNNGRHTSFAAVFVSPEIDDNIEIDINPADLRIDTYRSSGAGGQHVNTTDSAVRITHEPSGVVVTCQNERSQHGNKATAMKMLRAKLYELEMQKRMESQQAVEDGKSDVGWGSQIRSYVLDDSRIKDLRTGVETFNTGAVLDGDLDQFIEASLKAGL; via the exons ATGGAAATCAATCCGTATCAAGAACAAATCAAAGATCTATCTGAGCGTGGACAGGACTTACGGAGGTATCTT GACTTCGATGGTAAGCAAGAACGCTTAGAAGAAGTCAATTTAGAATTAGAAAATCCCGAGCTATGGAATGATCCAGAGCGTGCGACCAAGATTAATAAAGAAAAAAGCCAGCTTGATGGGGTTATCGACGTAGTCGTCTCGCTTGAGACCACCTTAGAAGATGCGTCTGCCATGCTGGAGCTGGCGGTAGAGGCAGAAGACGAATCGTTGCTTGCTGATGTACAAGCCGAGCTCGACGATGCGGAAAAGCGCGTTGCGGACTTAGAGTTTCGTCGCATGTTTAGCGGTGAGATGGATCCGAACAATTGCTACTTGGATATCCAGTCAGGCAGCGGCGGCACAGAAGCGCAAGATTGGGCAGAAATGCTGCTGCGTATGTATACGCGTTGGGCAGAAGCGCATGGTTTCAAAGTTGAAGTGATTGAAGTATCATCAGGTAGCGTCGCTGGTATCAAATCGGCCACGATTGAGATTAAGGGTGACTATGCTTTTGGCTGGTTACGTACCGAAATTGGTGTGCATCGCCTAGTCCGTAAATCGCCATTTGATAGTAATAATGGCCGTCATACCTCATTTGCGGCCGTTTTTGTCTCGCCTGAAATCGATGATAATATCGAGATTGATATCAATCCAGCGGATTTGCGTATTGATACTTATCGTTCATCGGGCGCGGGTGGTCAGCACGTTAACACGACTGACTCTGCGGTGCGTATTACTCACGAACCAAGTGGCGTGGTGGTAACTTGCCAGAACGAGCGTAGCCAACATGGTAACAAAGCCACTGCAATGAAAATGCTACGTGCTAAGCTTTATGAGCTTGAGATGCAAAAACGTATGGAAAGCCAGCAAGCGGTTGAAGATGGTAAATCTGATGTCGGTTGGGGCAGTCAAATTCGCTCATATGTACTGGATGACTCACGTATCAAAGACTTGCGTACGGGTGTTGAGACCTTTAACACCGGTGCAGTATTAGACGGTGACCTCGATCAATTTATCGAAGCGAGCCTAAAAGCTGGACTGTAG
- the carA gene encoding glutamine-hydrolyzing carbamoyl-phosphate synthase small subunit, with protein MNSSAEIQAILALADGTIFRGVSIGSEGHRVGEVVFNTAMTGYQEILTDPSYARQLVTLTYPHIGNTGTNAEDVESGNGHQVWAEGLIIRDATLVTSNFRNSESLSDYLQNHDTVAIAEIDTRQLTRLLRDKGAQNGCIMTASNGATISSDDEQQAIKLAQEFAGIEGMDLAKECCTPTTFEWTAGSWDLSDTLLNRDVPGSHDSGTGGFFKHLGTHVEAKFNVVAYDFGSKTNILRMLVDRGCHVTVVPAQTPIADVLAMNPDGIFLSNGPGDPAACDYAIDAVRHIIEQTEIPTFGICLGHQLIGLASGANTIKMKTGHHGANHPVQDLATGTVMITSQNHGFAVDEDTLPDNVKSTHRSLFDGTNQGIELTNKPVFSFQGHPEASPGPHDAAPLFDKFAEMMAAVKA; from the coding sequence TTGAATTCATCGGCAGAAATACAAGCAATTTTGGCACTAGCAGACGGTACGATTTTTCGCGGTGTTAGTATCGGTAGTGAAGGTCATCGTGTCGGTGAGGTGGTCTTTAATACAGCCATGACAGGGTATCAAGAAATCCTGACCGACCCAAGCTACGCGCGCCAGCTAGTGACCCTCACCTATCCACACATTGGCAATACCGGTACCAACGCTGAAGATGTCGAGTCTGGTAATGGACATCAAGTATGGGCAGAAGGCCTTATCATTCGTGATGCAACGCTGGTTACTTCAAACTTCCGCAACTCTGAATCATTAAGCGATTACCTACAGAACCACGATACCGTTGCCATCGCTGAAATTGATACGCGCCAGTTGACCCGCCTACTACGTGATAAAGGGGCTCAGAACGGTTGTATCATGACGGCCTCTAACGGCGCAACGATTAGCAGCGACGACGAGCAGCAAGCGATTAAATTGGCGCAAGAATTTGCTGGTATTGAAGGCATGGACTTGGCAAAAGAATGCTGTACGCCGACGACCTTTGAATGGACAGCGGGTAGCTGGGATTTATCAGACACCTTACTCAACCGTGACGTGCCTGGTAGTCATGACAGTGGCACGGGCGGCTTTTTTAAGCACTTGGGTACGCATGTTGAAGCAAAATTTAACGTTGTTGCCTACGACTTTGGTAGCAAGACCAATATCTTGCGTATGCTAGTAGACCGTGGCTGTCATGTGACCGTTGTCCCAGCGCAAACGCCTATCGCAGACGTGCTCGCGATGAACCCAGACGGTATTTTCTTATCAAATGGCCCTGGTGACCCTGCTGCCTGTGATTACGCTATCGACGCGGTACGTCATATCATTGAACAAACAGAGATTCCAACTTTTGGTATTTGCCTAGGTCATCAGCTGATTGGTCTTGCCAGCGGTGCAAACACCATTAAAATGAAAACTGGTCATCATGGTGCTAATCATCCGGTACAAGACTTAGCGACTGGTACGGTCATGATTACCAGTCAAAACCATGGTTTTGCCGTTGACGAAGACACACTGCCTGACAACGTTAAATCTACCCATCGTTCATTATTTGACGGTACTAACCAAGGGATTGAGCTGACCAATAAGCCCGTCTTTAGCTTCCAAGGTCACCCAGAAGCCAGCCCTGGCCCGCATGATGCTGCGCCACTGTTTGATAAGTTTGCAGAAATGATGGCAGCAGTGAAAGCTTAA
- a CDS encoding gamma carbonic anhydrase family protein, with the protein MIYQYLDKVPEFASPFNGWVADSARVIGDVYLGHQANVWFGAVLRGDNERIYIGDYSNVQENSVIHTDEGIEVKIGNHVTIGHLAMLHGCEVGDNSLIGIGAVILNNAKIGKNCIIGAKALVTEGKGIPDNSLVMGAPAKVVKTLTDEQAAMIKESAMHYAARCQKFKTGLKEIKQPE; encoded by the coding sequence ATGATTTATCAATATTTAGACAAAGTGCCTGAGTTTGCTAGTCCTTTCAACGGTTGGGTCGCAGATTCAGCGCGCGTCATCGGTGATGTTTATTTGGGACATCAAGCCAACGTTTGGTTCGGTGCTGTGCTGCGCGGTGACAATGAGCGCATTTATATTGGTGATTACAGCAACGTGCAAGAAAACAGCGTCATTCATACCGATGAAGGCATTGAAGTCAAAATCGGCAATCATGTCACTATTGGTCATTTAGCCATGTTGCATGGCTGCGAAGTAGGTGATAATAGTCTCATTGGTATCGGTGCAGTTATTTTGAATAATGCCAAAATTGGTAAAAATTGCATCATTGGTGCTAAAGCCTTAGTCACTGAAGGCAAAGGGATTCCAGATAATTCGCTCGTGATGGGTGCCCCTGCAAAAGTGGTCAAAACTCTGACTGATGAGCAAGCGGCTATGATAAAAGAGTCTGCTATGCATTATGCGGCGCGTTGCCAGAAGTTTAAAACTGGTCTAAAAGAGATTAAGCAGCCAGAATAA
- a CDS encoding GNAT family N-acetyltransferase, which translates to MTKNISIKTATLSNTDYDSWLDLWQRYLAFYETSLPLSTTNTTWHKLLDNNAPIYGFGAWQDDTLVGITHVVLHLNTWNTTECCYLEDLYVSESVRGQGVGRALIEQVYDFARSKDCNRVYWTTQEGNTTARKLYEAIATQTDMVQYRKNL; encoded by the coding sequence ATGACAAAAAATATTTCGATAAAAACCGCTACATTATCCAATACTGATTACGATAGTTGGTTAGACTTGTGGCAACGTTATTTGGCATTTTATGAAACCAGTTTGCCACTGAGTACGACTAATACAACGTGGCACAAACTACTTGATAATAACGCACCGATTTATGGCTTTGGAGCTTGGCAAGACGATACTTTGGTAGGTATCACGCATGTGGTGCTACATCTCAATACTTGGAATACGACCGAGTGTTGTTATTTAGAGGATCTGTATGTTAGTGAATCTGTTCGTGGGCAAGGTGTAGGACGTGCACTGATTGAACAGGTATACGATTTCGCTCGTAGTAAAGATTGCAACCGTGTTTATTGGACGACGCAAGAAGGAAACACGACGGCTCGCAAACTTTATGAAGCAATCGCAACTCAGACGGATATGGTGCAGTATCGTAAAAACTTATAA